From the Hevea brasiliensis isolate MT/VB/25A 57/8 chromosome 15, ASM3005281v1, whole genome shotgun sequence genome, one window contains:
- the LOC110668880 gene encoding 65-kDa microtubule-associated protein 6: protein MLAIGSPTISERTSTSCNALLRELQQIWNDIGESEADKDRMLLELERECLEVYRRKVEEAANAKARLNQFVAAKEAELATLMAALGELNVHLVTQTEKKLPSLKEKLASVTPMVEDLRTKKEERMKQFADIKAQIEKISGEISGYNNLNNSMMSSLTLDEQDLSLRKLNEYQTHLRTLQKEKSDRLRKVFDYVNEVHSLCGVLGLDFGKTVSDVHPSLHGANQEQSTNISNSTLEGLEQAIIKLKLERKARIQKLKDIVASLFELWNLMDSPKEEKNTFSRITFILASSESEIVEPGVLSTGMIEQASAEVERLTKLKASRMKELVMKRRSELEEICKITHIEPDTSTAAEKSNALIDSGLVDPSELLANIEAQIVKAKEEAMSRKEVMDRIDRWLSACEEENWLEEYNQDSNRYSAGRGAHINLKRAERARVTVSKIPAMVDNLINKTLAWEDEKRMSFLHDGVRLVSILQDYKLARQQREEEKRRYRDQKKLQDLLLTEKEAMYGSKPSPRKANSFRKPNGYRANGNGSMTPTPRRNSVGGATPELLTPRSYSGRQNGYFKEMRRLSTAPLNFVAISKEDTMSFASVCDSEPGSPPQC from the exons ATGCTGGCTATTGGGAGTCCTACTATCAGTGAGCGTACAAGCACTAGCTGCAATGCTTTACTCAGAGAGCTTCAG CAAATTTGGAATGACATTGGTGAGAGTGAAGCAGATAAGGACCGCATGCTGTTGGAGTTGGAGAGAGAATGCTTGGAAGTTTATCGGAGAAAGGTTGAGGAAGCTGCCAACGCCAAAGCACGCCTTAATCAATTCGTCGCAGCCAAGGAAGCTGAACTTGCAACACTCATGGCTGCCCTTGGGGAACTTAATGTTCACTTAGTG ACTCAGACAGAGAAGAAGTTGCCATCATTGAAAGAGAAACTTGCATCTGTTACTCCAATGGTGGAAGATCTGAGGACAAAGAAGGAGGAACGGATGAAGCAATTTGCAGATATAAAGGCACAAATTGAAAAGATCAGTGGGGAAATTTCTGGATACAACAATCTCAACAATTCTATGATGAGTTCTTTAACTCTAGATGAGCAAGATTTATCGCTAAGAAAGCTTAATGAATATCAAACACATCTTCGCACCCTTCAAAAGGAGAAG TCTGATCGTCTCCGTAAGGTCTTTGACTATGTGAATGAGGTGCATTCTCTGTGTGGTGTGCTTGGGTTGGATTTTGGCAAGACTGTTAGTGATGTGCATCCAAGTTTGCATGGAGCAAACCAAGAACAATCCACTAATATAAGCAATAGCACTCTGGAAGGTCTAGAACAAGCCATTATCAAGTTGAAGTTAGAAAGAAAAGCTCGAATCCAGAAG CTGAAAGATATTGTGGCATCATTATTTGAACTTTGGAATTTGATGGACTCACCGAAAGAAGAGAAAAATACCTTTTCAAGAATTACTTTTATCCTTGCATCCTCAGAATCTGAAATTGTTGAACCAGGTGTTCTCTCAACAGGGATGATTGAACAG GCATCAGCAGAAGTGGAGAGGCTTACTAAATTGAAAGCAAGTAGAATGAAAGAACTTGTTATGAAAAGGAGATCAGAGTTGGAGGAGATATGCAAAATTACTCATATTGAACCTGATACAAGTACTGCTGCTGAGAAATCCAACGCATTGATAGATTCTG GCTTAGTGGATCCTTCTGAGCTTTTGGCAAACATTGAAGCCCAAATAGTCAAAGCTAAAGAAGAAGCTATGAGCCGAAAAGAAGTCATGGATAGGATTGACCGGTGGCTTTCAGCATGTGAGGAGGAAAATTGGCTTGAAGAGTATAATCAA GACAGCAACAGGTATAGTGCTGGGAGAGGTGCTCACATTAACCTTAAACGTGCAGAACGGGCTCGAGTTACTGTCAGCAAAATTCCAG CAATGGTCGACAATCTGATAAATAAAACTCTTGCTTGGGAAGATGAAAAAAGGATGTCATTTCTCCATGATGGG GTAAGATTAGTGTCAATATTGCAGGATTACAAACTGGCCAGACAACAAAGAGAAGAGGAAAAAAGGAGATACAGG GACCAGAAGAAACTCCAAGATCTGCTGCTAACGGAGAAGGAAGCCATGTATGGTTCTAAACCCAGTCCACGAAAAGCTAACAGCTTTAGAAAACCGAATGGTTATCGTGCAAATGGGAATGGTTCCATGACTCCCACACCTCGACGGAATTCAGTTGGTGGTGCAACTCCGGAACTCCTCACACCTAGATCTTATTCTGGACGTCAAAATGGATACTTCAAGGAAATGAGAAGGTTGTCTACTGCACCACTGAACTTTGTGGCCATATCAAAAGAAGATACGATGTCTTTTGCATCTGTTTGTGATTCTGAGCCAGGCTCTCCTCCTCAGTGTTGA
- the LOC110668901 gene encoding type IV inositol polyphosphate 5-phosphatase 9-like codes for MWPRLVANKILRKRLGSNNFVADFPSNKEVNLLEIPNLVRPSLSADRIYDHQKDTHNYKVFVSTWNVGGIAPSEDLDMADWLDTPKICDIYVLGFQEIVPLRASNVLGYENSKISMKWNSLIRQALNKKIQCCSGDDNDLLINIEKRKNLLPPIKDERTIESSNIPQDFRCVVSKQMVGVLISVWVRSDLRPYIRHPSVSCVGCGIMGCLGNKGSVSVRFRLHETSFCFVCSHLASGGKEGDEKHRNSDVAEILSRTSFPRGPSLDLPRKILDHDRVILLGDLNYRISLPEETTRLLVNRKEWNALLENDQLRMELMTGQAFEGWHEGIIKFAPTYKYCPNSNVYFGCLEGKKSEKCRAPAWCDRIIWYGEGLKQHLYGRGEAKLSDHRPVKAIFSAEVEVLQTLKGLQNFFLSERFDQITNKFDMPSSLKFLCNGRLSLRI; via the exons ATGTGGCCAAGATTGGTAGCTAACAAGATCCTTAGAAAAAGATTGGGGAGCAACAACTTTGTCGCAGATTTTCCAAGCAACAAAGAAGTTAACTTGCTGGAGATTCCAAACTTGGTTCGACCATCTTTGAGCGCTGACAGAATCTACGATCATCAGAAGGACACACACAACTACAA GGTTTTCGTTAGCACGTGGAATGTTGGTGGGATTGCACCAAGTGAAGATTTAGATATGGCGGATTGGCTAGACACTCCAAAAATCTGTGACATATATGTTCTTGG GTTTCAAGAGATTGTGCCGCTTAGAGCATCGAATGTTCTTGGTTATGAGAATAGCAAGATTTCCATGAAATGGAATTCCTTGATTCGACAAGCATTGAACAAGAAGATTCAATGCTGCAGTGGAGACGACAATGATCTGCTGATTAATAttgagaaaagaaaaaatttactTCCTCCTATTAAAGATGAAAGGACAATCGAAAGCAGCAATATTCCTCAAGACTTCCGCTGCGTTGTTAGCAAGCAAATGGTTGGAGTATTAATATCAGTTTGGGTTCGAAGTGATCTTCGTCCTTATATCCGGCATCCTAGTGTCTCTTGTGTTGGCTGTGGCATCATGGGTTGCCTTGGGAATAAG GGTTCTGTGTCAGTTAGATTTCGTTTACATGAAACAAGCTTCTGTTTCGTCTGCAGTCATCTAGCATCAGGGGGTAAAGAAGGGGATGAAAAGCATAGAAACTCAGATGTAGCCGAAATCCTGTCGCGAACCAGCTTCCCTAGAGGCCCTTCACTTGATTTACCAAGAAAGATTCTAGATCACGA CCGTGTGATTTTGCTTGGAGATTTGAATTACAGAATTTCACTACCAGAAGAAACGACTCGATTATTGGTGAATAGAAAAGAATGGAATGCCTTATTAGAAAATGATCAG CTGAGGATGGAGCTCATGACTGGTCAAGCATTTGAAGGTTGGCATGAAGGAATAATCAAATTTGCTCCCACTTACAAATATTGCCCTAATTCTAATGTATACTTTGGATGCCTCGAAggcaagaaaagtgaaaaatgtcGAGCTCCAGCATG GTGCGACCGGATTATTTGGTACGGAGAAGGATTAAAGCAACATTTATATGGTAGAGGTGAGGCAAAATTGTCTGATCATAGACCAGTTAAGGCAATATTTTctgcagaagttgaggttctACAAACATTGAAAggacttcaaaacttcttcctatcCGAGAGATTTGATCAAATAACAAACAAGTTTGACATGCCGTCTTCCCTCAAATTTCTATGTAATGGCAGATTAAGCTTAAGGATTTAA